A genomic stretch from Colwellia sp. Arc7-635 includes:
- a CDS encoding MATE family efflux transporter: MNINRFFSNSKNLMKLAYPILIAQLIQNLMGFADTVMAGRVSATDMAAVAVASSVWLPLILTISGLVMALASIISQLSGGKKFDDVAKASYQTAWIAVFFSIIIIALYYIATPLLIDSISLEPELKQLMFDYLGYIVWGGPGYCLYLVLRNYSEGLSFTRPTMIISIIGLLINIPANYIFIYGEFGMPALGGAGCGIATAIVYWVMFAGMLAYAYFSKHLKQAPLFTKFYWPDWQEIKTILALGMPIAFSLLFEVSLFAAVAIILVPFGANVVASHQIAINFSGLVFMVPLSLAMAVTIKVGFEVGNKNLEKAKELCRYSVILGLIIAVATAALTLLFSKEIAAIYTIDKEVLDLAASLMFLAALFQFSDAIQVISAGALRGYKDTKSILYITFFSYWIVGLSLGLILGLTDWIVPATGPYGFWIGFIVGLTVAAVLLAWRLKVVQNRLEQQVALES; the protein is encoded by the coding sequence ATGAACATTAATCGCTTTTTTTCCAATAGTAAAAACCTGATGAAATTGGCTTATCCAATTTTAATCGCTCAATTAATTCAAAACTTAATGGGTTTTGCTGATACCGTTATGGCCGGTCGAGTCAGTGCTACTGATATGGCAGCCGTTGCTGTTGCCAGTAGTGTCTGGTTACCACTGATCTTAACCATTTCAGGCCTTGTAATGGCATTGGCGAGTATTATCTCGCAATTATCTGGTGGTAAAAAGTTTGACGATGTCGCAAAAGCTAGCTATCAAACGGCTTGGATAGCGGTATTCTTTTCAATCATTATCATTGCGCTTTATTATATAGCTACGCCACTATTGATTGACTCCATTAGCCTTGAACCCGAATTAAAGCAGCTCATGTTTGATTACTTGGGTTATATCGTTTGGGGCGGCCCAGGTTACTGTTTATATCTGGTATTACGTAATTATTCTGAAGGTTTGTCTTTTACACGCCCAACCATGATCATCAGCATCATCGGCTTGTTGATTAATATTCCTGCCAACTATATTTTTATCTATGGTGAGTTCGGCATGCCAGCTCTTGGCGGCGCAGGTTGTGGTATTGCAACCGCTATAGTTTACTGGGTTATGTTTGCCGGCATGTTAGCTTATGCTTATTTTTCAAAGCACTTAAAGCAAGCGCCACTATTTACAAAATTCTATTGGCCTGATTGGCAAGAAATTAAAACCATACTTGCACTGGGCATGCCTATTGCCTTTTCATTACTGTTTGAAGTGAGCCTATTTGCTGCCGTCGCCATAATTTTAGTGCCTTTTGGTGCAAATGTTGTTGCTAGCCACCAAATAGCGATTAACTTCTCCGGCCTAGTTTTTATGGTGCCACTGAGTTTAGCGATGGCGGTTACCATAAAAGTAGGCTTTGAAGTAGGTAATAAAAATTTAGAAAAAGCTAAAGAACTTTGTCGCTATTCAGTTATTTTAGGTCTTATTATTGCAGTCGCTACAGCAGCATTGACACTCTTGTTTAGTAAAGAAATTGCCGCCATTTATACTATCGACAAAGAAGTACTAGACCTAGCGGCTAGCTTGATGTTTTTAGCGGCTTTATTTCAATTTTCAGATGCCATACAAGTTATTTCAGCCGGTGCATTACGTGGTTATAAAGACACCAAATCGATTTTATATATCACCTTCTTCTCTTATTGGATTGTTGGTTTATCTTTGGGGTTAATCTTAGGACTAACAGATTGGATAGTACCAGCAACCGGCCCTTATGGTTTTTGGATTGGTTTTATCGTAGGTTTAACCGTTGCAGCAGTGTTACTGGCTTGGCGTTTAAAAGTAGTACAAAATCGTCTTGAGCAACAAGTTGCGCTAGAAAGTTAG
- a CDS encoding riboflavin synthase subunit alpha, whose product MFTGIVQSQAEVIAIISKNNAIRLKISLENSMIDNLAIGASVAINGVCLTAVEFGSLTSNNSYISFDVIDETLRVSNLADISVGSVVNVERSLKVGDEIGGHMLSGHVHTQAVVANRIDSKDNCTLSFTLSPEYKKYIFAKGFISINGISLTLGAEVSDLFSVHLIPETLSRTNLQNIVIGDKVNIELDQQTMTIVDTIERMKLSLT is encoded by the coding sequence ATGTTTACAGGTATAGTGCAATCACAAGCTGAAGTAATTGCGATAATTAGTAAAAATAATGCGATAAGGTTGAAGATTTCTCTGGAAAATTCAATGATCGATAACCTCGCTATTGGTGCAAGTGTTGCCATAAATGGTGTGTGTTTAACGGCCGTTGAATTTGGCAGTTTAACGAGTAATAACAGCTATATAAGTTTTGATGTTATTGATGAAACATTACGTGTTTCTAACTTGGCTGATATTAGCGTGGGCTCTGTGGTAAATGTTGAGCGCTCGTTAAAAGTGGGAGATGAGATTGGTGGCCATATGCTCAGTGGTCATGTTCATACCCAGGCCGTTGTTGCTAACCGTATTGACAGTAAAGATAATTGCACGTTAAGTTTTACTTTATCGCCTGAATATAAAAAGTATATTTTCGCGAAAGGCTTTATCAGCATCAATGGCATTAGCTTAACGCTTGGCGCGGAAGTTAGTGATTTGTTTTCGGTGCATTTGATCCCAGAAACTTTGTCTCGTACTAATCTACAAAATATAGTGATAGGCGATAAAGTGAACATTGAACTTGATCAGCAAACAATGACGATTGTCGATACCATTGAAAGAATGAAGTTGAGTCTAACGTAA
- a CDS encoding CPXCG motif-containing cysteine-rich protein: MPHKIKVQPIECPHCGHHIRVDLDASEGDQDYYDECPACCMEMHLNLHVDEYRQKIQLAVASDDEQIF, encoded by the coding sequence ATGCCTCATAAAATTAAAGTACAACCCATTGAATGCCCACATTGTGGTCATCATATTCGTGTTGATTTAGATGCCAGTGAAGGCGACCAAGACTACTACGATGAATGCCCCGCTTGTTGCATGGAAATGCACTTAAATTTACACGTTGACGAATACCGGCAAAAAATTCAACTTGCCGTTGCAAGCGATGATGAACAAATCTTTTAA
- the fdxA gene encoding ferredoxin FdxA has protein sequence MAFVVTDNCIQCKYTDCVAVCPADAFHQGPNFLVINPDSCIDCDLCPVECPADAIFQESDVPESQKDFIELNAELAKIWPVITEVIPAPADAEKWDGVPNKIDHLIT, from the coding sequence ATGGCCTTTGTAGTTACTGATAACTGTATTCAATGCAAATACACTGATTGTGTCGCAGTTTGCCCAGCCGATGCATTTCATCAAGGACCTAATTTTTTAGTCATTAACCCTGATTCATGTATTGATTGCGACTTGTGCCCTGTTGAATGCCCTGCTGATGCAATTTTTCAAGAAAGTGATGTGCCTGAAAGTCAAAAAGACTTTATTGAACTAAACGCTGAATTAGCAAAAATTTGGCCGGTGATCACCGAAGTCATTCCTGCCCCTGCTGACGCTGAAAAATGGGATGGTGTACCAAATAAAATCGATCACTTGATCACATAA
- a CDS encoding NAD(P)/FAD-dependent oxidoreductase: MLRLTNVKLPLDHQPEDLEQVILATLKITAEQLISFSVFKRGYDARKKSNIILMYTLDVDTTKNEQLIAEHAKDQNIKVSPDTSYKFVGQAPENLTERPVVIGMGPCGLFAGLLLAQMGFKPIILERGKEVRQRTKDTFGFWRKKILNTESNVQFGEGGAGTFSDGKLYSQVKDPKHYSRKVLHEFVDAGAPSEILFVSKPHIGTFKLVTMVEQMRAEIHRLGGEVRFEQRVDDIHFEKTDDDSNNMQVTGLTLATGEVLKTRHIALAIGHSARDTFTMLHEKGVFIKAKPFSVGFRIEHEQSVIDDARFGKNAGNPILGAADYKLVHHCKNGRSVYSFCMCPGGTVVAAASEEGRLVTNGMSQYSRHERNANSAIVVGISPEDYDENGSKDNVLAGIEFQRRLEETAFKLGGENYDAPVQLVGDFLAGRKSGEHGVVEPSYKPGVKYCDLSETLPAYAIEAIREALPAFERKIKGFSMADATLTAVETRTSSPINITRDKDSFESVNSKGLYPAGEGAGYAGGILSAGIDGIKVAEAMALSMLKSHQ; this comes from the coding sequence ATGTTGCGTTTAACTAACGTCAAATTACCACTAGATCATCAACCTGAAGACTTAGAGCAAGTGATTCTTGCAACATTAAAAATCACCGCTGAGCAATTAATAAGTTTTTCAGTCTTTAAACGTGGCTACGATGCGCGTAAAAAGAGCAATATTATTTTGATGTATACCTTAGATGTCGACACGACAAAAAATGAACAGCTTATTGCTGAGCATGCAAAGGATCAAAATATTAAAGTTAGCCCAGACACTAGCTATAAATTTGTTGGCCAAGCACCTGAAAACCTAACCGAGCGCCCAGTGGTTATAGGTATGGGACCATGTGGTTTGTTCGCTGGGTTATTGCTGGCGCAAATGGGTTTTAAACCGATTATTTTAGAGCGTGGTAAAGAAGTACGTCAACGAACGAAAGATACCTTTGGTTTTTGGCGTAAGAAAATTCTTAATACTGAATCGAACGTTCAGTTTGGTGAAGGTGGGGCGGGTACGTTTTCTGATGGCAAGCTCTACAGCCAAGTTAAAGATCCAAAACATTACAGCCGTAAAGTGCTGCATGAATTTGTTGATGCTGGCGCACCAAGTGAAATACTTTTTGTTAGTAAGCCCCACATAGGTACCTTTAAATTGGTCACTATGGTTGAGCAAATGCGTGCTGAAATACATCGTTTGGGTGGTGAAGTACGTTTTGAACAGCGTGTTGATGATATTCATTTTGAAAAAACAGATGACGATAGTAACAACATGCAAGTCACGGGCTTAACCTTAGCCACAGGTGAAGTACTAAAAACTAGACATATTGCGCTTGCGATTGGTCACAGTGCACGTGATACTTTTACTATGCTGCATGAAAAAGGCGTGTTTATTAAAGCTAAGCCATTTTCAGTCGGTTTTAGAATTGAGCATGAGCAATCAGTGATTGATGATGCTCGTTTTGGCAAAAATGCCGGTAACCCTATTTTAGGTGCTGCTGATTATAAACTTGTTCATCATTGTAAAAATGGCCGTTCAGTTTACAGCTTTTGTATGTGTCCTGGTGGCACAGTAGTCGCTGCAGCGTCAGAAGAAGGGCGCTTGGTGACTAATGGCATGAGTCAATATTCACGTCATGAACGAAATGCGAACAGTGCTATTGTCGTTGGTATTTCGCCAGAAGATTATGATGAAAACGGCAGTAAAGATAACGTGCTAGCAGGCATTGAATTTCAGCGTCGCCTTGAAGAAACCGCCTTTAAACTTGGCGGTGAAAACTACGATGCGCCTGTTCAGTTAGTTGGAGACTTTCTGGCCGGACGTAAAAGTGGTGAACACGGTGTTGTAGAGCCTTCATATAAGCCAGGTGTAAAATACTGTGATTTAAGCGAAACTTTACCAGCTTATGCTATTGAAGCTATTCGTGAAGCATTGCCAGCGTTTGAGCGAAAAATTAAAGGCTTTTCAATGGCAGATGCAACCTTAACGGCTGTTGAAACGCGTACGTCTTCACCCATTAATATTACCCGTGATAAAGACAGCTTTGAAAGTGTTAATAGCAAAGGTTTATATCCTGCCGGCGAAGGCGCAGGGTATGCCGGTGGCATATTATCTGCAGGTATTGACGGTATTAAAGTGGCGGAAGCGATGGCGCTTTCGATGCTTAAGAGTCATCAATAA
- the thrS gene encoding threonine--tRNA ligase gives MPVITLPDGSQRTFEQAVSVMDVALDIGPGLAKATIAGRINGELVDACELIKEDAALQLITSKDSEGLEIIRHSCAHLLGHAIKQLWPNTKMAIGPTIENGFYYDVDLEESITEDDLVKLEKRMTELARTGYEVVKKTGTWQDAYDAFTERGESYKLQILDENIDKSDTPALYHHQEYIDMCRGPHVPSMRHCHHFKLMKVAGAYWRGNSDNKMLQRVYGTAWADKKQLKAYIVRLAEAEKRDHRKIGKTLDLFHWQEEAPGMVFWHNDGWTIYTELEKFIREKLHEYDYDEVKAPMMMDRSLWEKSGHWDKYADGMFTTTSEKREYAIKPMNCPGHVQIFNQGLKSYRDLPLRIAEFGCCHRNEPSGSLHGLMRVRGFTQDDAHIFCMESQVQAEVTKCIEMVYDVYGSFGFEDVIVKLSTRPENRIGSDEIWDKAEAGLAKALTDSDIAFEYLPGEGAFYGPKIEFTLMDCLGRAWQCGTVQLDFALPERLGATYVGEDNERYIPVMIHRAILGSLERFIGILIEEYTGKFPTWLSPIQATVMNITDKQGQYCEKVVKKLKESGFRAKLDLRNEKIGFKIREHTLKRVPYLLVVGDKEMETGEIAVRTRSGEDLGTMSVDDFIAKLSDEVKTRR, from the coding sequence ATGCCTGTAATTACGCTTCCCGACGGTAGTCAACGCACTTTTGAACAAGCAGTATCTGTAATGGACGTTGCCTTAGATATCGGCCCTGGATTGGCAAAAGCCACCATCGCTGGACGTATCAACGGCGAATTAGTCGATGCTTGTGAATTAATTAAAGAAGATGCGGCGCTACAACTTATTACCAGTAAAGATAGCGAAGGTCTTGAGATCATTCGTCATTCTTGTGCGCATCTATTAGGCCATGCTATTAAGCAATTATGGCCAAACACCAAGATGGCTATTGGTCCTACAATCGAAAACGGTTTTTATTATGATGTTGACCTAGAAGAGTCAATTACCGAAGACGATTTAGTTAAGCTTGAAAAGCGTATGACAGAATTAGCCCGTACCGGCTATGAAGTTGTTAAGAAAACGGGCACGTGGCAAGACGCTTATGATGCGTTCACTGAGCGTGGCGAAAGCTATAAATTACAAATTCTTGATGAAAACATTGATAAGTCAGATACACCTGCGCTTTATCATCATCAAGAATATATTGATATGTGTCGTGGTCCTCATGTACCTAGCATGCGTCATTGTCATCATTTTAAATTAATGAAAGTTGCTGGCGCTTATTGGCGTGGCAATTCAGATAATAAAATGTTGCAGCGTGTTTACGGCACAGCATGGGCAGATAAAAAACAATTAAAAGCTTATATAGTACGTTTAGCGGAAGCTGAAAAACGTGATCACCGTAAAATTGGTAAAACCTTAGATCTTTTCCATTGGCAAGAAGAAGCGCCAGGCATGGTGTTTTGGCATAACGATGGTTGGACTATTTATACTGAGTTAGAAAAATTCATTCGTGAAAAATTACACGAATATGATTATGACGAAGTTAAAGCGCCAATGATGATGGACAGAAGTCTTTGGGAAAAATCAGGTCACTGGGACAAATATGCTGATGGCATGTTTACGACAACATCTGAAAAGCGTGAATACGCGATAAAACCAATGAACTGTCCTGGTCATGTACAGATATTCAACCAAGGGTTGAAATCTTACCGTGATTTACCACTACGTATTGCTGAATTTGGCTGTTGTCACCGTAATGAACCTTCGGGCTCTTTACATGGCTTAATGCGCGTTCGTGGTTTTACACAAGATGATGCTCATATTTTCTGTATGGAATCACAAGTGCAAGCCGAAGTAACCAAATGTATTGAAATGGTTTACGACGTTTATGGCTCGTTTGGTTTTGAAGACGTTATTGTTAAACTTTCTACACGCCCAGAAAATCGTATCGGCAGTGATGAAATTTGGGATAAAGCTGAAGCTGGTTTAGCCAAAGCATTAACCGATAGCGACATCGCTTTTGAATATTTACCTGGTGAAGGTGCTTTTTACGGTCCTAAAATTGAATTTACTTTAATGGATTGTTTGGGACGTGCTTGGCAATGTGGTACTGTGCAACTCGATTTTGCACTTCCAGAGCGTTTAGGTGCAACTTATGTTGGTGAAGACAACGAAAGATACATTCCAGTCATGATTCATCGAGCCATTTTAGGTTCACTTGAACGTTTTATTGGTATTTTGATCGAAGAGTACACTGGCAAATTTCCGACTTGGTTATCGCCAATTCAAGCAACTGTGATGAATATTACCGACAAACAGGGTCAATATTGTGAAAAAGTTGTAAAAAAACTAAAAGAAAGTGGATTTAGAGCAAAACTAGACTTGAGAAATGAGAAGATAGGCTTTAAAATCCGCGAACATACTTTAAAGCGTGTTCCGTATTTGTTAGTCGTCGGTGATAAAGAAATGGAAACTGGCGAAATTGCAGTACGAACTCGAAGTGGTGAAGATTTAGGAACAATGTCGGTTGACGACTTTATTGCTAAATTATCGGACGAAGTTAAAACTCGTCGATAA
- the infC gene encoding translation initiation factor IF-3: protein MAIKGGQRGGQKEPAHRLNELITGIVGNEVRLIKFDGEPGGIVTLDEAMNQAEDAGVDLVEISPTAKPPVLRVMDYGKFIYEKAKEQKEQRKNQKQIQVKEIKFRPGTDEGDYQVKLRNLKRFLEGGDKVKVTLRFRGREMAHQELGLEILTRVKNDLEELTVVEFFPRRAEGRQMVMVLAPKK, encoded by the coding sequence ATGGCTATTAAAGGTGGACAACGTGGTGGGCAAAAAGAGCCTGCACATCGTTTAAATGAGTTAATCACAGGTATCGTAGGCAATGAAGTTCGTTTGATTAAATTTGACGGAGAGCCTGGTGGTATCGTCACATTAGATGAAGCAATGAATCAAGCTGAAGATGCAGGTGTAGATCTTGTAGAAATCAGCCCAACAGCAAAACCTCCTGTTCTTCGCGTCATGGATTACGGCAAGTTTATCTATGAAAAAGCGAAAGAACAGAAAGAGCAGCGTAAAAACCAGAAACAAATACAGGTTAAGGAAATTAAATTCCGTCCTGGTACAGATGAAGGCGATTATCAGGTCAAGCTACGCAACCTGAAACGCTTTTTAGAAGGCGGCGACAAGGTCAAGGTAACATTACGTTTCCGTGGCCGTGAAATGGCCCACCAAGAACTTGGTCTTGAAATTCTAACTCGCGTTAAAAACGATTTAGAAGAATTGACCGTAGTTGAGTTCTTCCCTCGTAGAGCGGAAGGGCGTCAAATGGTGATGGTCCTAGCCCCTAAAAAATAG
- the rpmI gene encoding 50S ribosomal protein L35 produces the protein MPKMKTNKGAAKRFKATATGYKFKQAGLRHILTKRRTKVKRHLRAKCMISAADIKSVKKLLRHG, from the coding sequence ATGCCTAAAATGAAAACGAACAAAGGTGCTGCAAAGCGCTTTAAAGCGACAGCCACAGGCTACAAATTTAAACAAGCCGGTCTTCGTCATATTTTGACTAAACGCCGTACTAAAGTTAAACGTCATCTTCGTGCTAAGTGCATGATTTCGGCTGCTGATATCAAGTCAGTTAAAAAACTTTTACGTCACGGTTAA
- the rplT gene encoding 50S ribosomal protein L20, with protein MARVKRGVQARARHKKVLKQAKGYYGARSRVYRVAFQAVTKAGQYAYRDRRQRKRQFRQLWIARINAAARQNGLSYSRFINGLKKASIEIDRKILADIAVYDKAAFTFLVEKAQASLA; from the coding sequence ATGGCAAGAGTAAAACGTGGTGTACAAGCGCGTGCACGTCACAAGAAAGTTCTAAAGCAAGCTAAAGGTTATTACGGTGCTCGTAGTCGCGTTTATCGTGTTGCTTTCCAAGCTGTAACTAAAGCTGGCCAATACGCATACCGTGACCGTCGTCAACGTAAGCGTCAATTCCGTCAACTTTGGATTGCTCGTATTAACGCAGCAGCTCGTCAAAATGGTTTGTCTTACAGCCGTTTCATTAATGGTCTTAAAAAGGCTTCTATTGAAATCGATCGTAAGATCCTAGCTGACATTGCAGTATATGACAAAGCAGCTTTCACATTCTTAGTTGAAAAAGCGCAAGCTTCTTTAGCATAG
- a CDS encoding phosphoribosylaminoimidazolesuccinocarboxamide synthase, which produces MSLADQILAVNNDLPIRTDVAVHSGKVRSVYWLTPADSQRLIKEKNYDVAEDTPLAIMVISDRISAFDCIWRGEGGMKGVPGKGAALNAISNHWFKLFQEQGLADSHILDIPHPFVWIVQKAKPVMIEAICRQYITGSMWRSYEKGEREFCGIKLADDLKKDSKLTQLLQTPSTKGILQNIPGVPAVDDVNITRKNIEDNFAAFNFKSADDIGLYEKLLTEGFDVISTALAKLDQIFVDTKFEFGYVKDRNGNDKLIYMDEVGTPDSSRIWDAEQYRAGKIVENSKEDFRQLLLNHFPDPDILLNKDRMVEREALARDNELPAAVLMAVSATYIAIAEKITGKEIVLSQNPKQEIIDILRNEYQLID; this is translated from the coding sequence ATGAGTCTTGCTGATCAAATTCTAGCGGTAAATAATGATTTGCCTATCCGTACTGATGTCGCTGTTCATAGTGGCAAGGTACGTTCTGTTTATTGGTTAACACCAGCAGATAGCCAAAGATTAATTAAAGAAAAAAACTATGATGTTGCCGAAGATACGCCTTTAGCGATTATGGTGATCAGTGACCGTATTTCCGCTTTTGATTGTATTTGGCGTGGCGAAGGCGGTATGAAAGGCGTGCCAGGTAAAGGTGCCGCTCTTAATGCTATCTCTAATCATTGGTTTAAGTTATTTCAAGAACAAGGTTTAGCTGACAGTCATATTCTCGATATCCCTCATCCTTTTGTCTGGATTGTACAAAAAGCTAAACCTGTGATGATTGAAGCTATCTGTCGTCAATATATTACCGGTTCAATGTGGCGTTCTTATGAGAAAGGTGAGCGTGAGTTCTGTGGTATCAAACTCGCTGATGATCTTAAAAAAGACAGTAAGTTAACGCAATTACTGCAAACGCCGTCAACGAAAGGTATTTTACAGAACATTCCTGGTGTGCCTGCCGTGGATGATGTCAATATTACGCGTAAGAATATTGAAGATAACTTTGCCGCTTTTAATTTCAAATCAGCTGATGATATTGGTTTATATGAAAAACTCTTAACCGAAGGTTTTGATGTTATCTCAACGGCATTAGCGAAACTTGACCAAATTTTTGTCGATACTAAATTTGAGTTTGGTTATGTAAAAGACCGAAATGGTAATGATAAACTGATTTATATGGACGAAGTAGGTACGCCTGATTCGTCACGTATTTGGGACGCAGAGCAATATCGTGCGGGCAAGATTGTTGAAAACTCTAAAGAAGACTTTCGCCAGTTACTGTTAAATCATTTCCCAGATCCCGATATCTTGTTAAATAAAGACCGTATGGTTGAACGTGAAGCACTCGCTCGTGATAATGAGCTACCGGCAGCTGTTTTAATGGCTGTATCGGCAACCTATATTGCGATTGCTGAAAAAATTACCGGTAAAGAAATTGTTTTATCGCAAAACCCTAAACAAGAAATTATCGATATTTTACGTAATGAATATCAATTAATTGACTAG
- a CDS encoding P-II family nitrogen regulator translates to MKLVTAIIKPFKMDDVREALNEMGIEGMTVTEVRGFGRQKGHTELYRGAEYSVDFLPKIKFEIAVNDDFVERIVDTILASAQTGKIGDGKIFVTNIESAMRIRTGELDEDAI, encoded by the coding sequence ATGAAATTAGTAACCGCAATTATTAAACCCTTCAAGATGGATGACGTGCGCGAAGCACTAAATGAAATGGGTATTGAAGGCATGACTGTCACTGAGGTGAGAGGCTTTGGACGACAAAAGGGCCATACCGAGCTTTATCGAGGCGCGGAGTATTCGGTAGATTTTTTACCAAAAATAAAATTTGAAATTGCCGTTAATGACGACTTTGTTGAGCGCATTGTTGACACCATTTTAGCTTCTGCGCAAACCGGTAAGATCGGCGACGGAAAAATATTTGTCACTAATATCGAAAGTGCTATGCGTATTCGTACCGGTGAACTTGATGAGGACGCTATTTAA
- a CDS encoding ammonium transporter: protein MNKIIITLFALTFSLPSFAVEPTLNGANTAWVLTATGLVLLMTLPGLALFYGGLVRRKNILSILMQCFAIAGVSSILWFIVGYSIAFGEGNAWVGDFSKVLMMGMTKETLSGDIPESLFMLFQMTFAVITPALIIGAYAERMKFSAVLLFSGLWLLVVYAPVTHWVWGGGWLAQMGVYDFAGGIVVHITAGVAALVAAVVLGPRHGFPKTPMLPHNLTMTVTGAGMLWVGWFGFNGGSALAANGDAAMAMLVTHLSASAGALTWAAIEWKKFGKASVLGAVTGMVAGLGTITPASGFVGPGGALIIGVSAGIVCFYSTVYIKHKLKIDDSLDVFPVHGIGGILGTLLAGIFSSTELGAFSGFGYAEGISTMIGQVTVQLIGIGSTILYTAIVSYLLFKLVSLMTKGLRVSKEQETTGLDLTEHDEVGYNL from the coding sequence ATGAATAAAATAATAATCACACTTTTCGCGTTAACTTTTTCTCTACCAAGTTTTGCGGTAGAGCCAACACTCAATGGTGCTAATACTGCGTGGGTATTAACCGCAACAGGGTTGGTGCTGTTAATGACTTTACCCGGACTGGCCTTATTTTACGGTGGCTTGGTACGTCGAAAAAATATTCTGTCAATTTTAATGCAATGTTTTGCTATTGCCGGTGTTTCATCCATTTTGTGGTTTATTGTCGGTTACAGTATCGCTTTTGGCGAAGGTAATGCATGGGTAGGTGATTTCAGTAAAGTACTGATGATGGGAATGACTAAAGAAACGCTTTCAGGCGATATTCCTGAAAGTTTATTTATGTTGTTTCAAATGACCTTTGCCGTGATAACGCCTGCGTTAATTATTGGCGCATATGCTGAACGAATGAAGTTCTCTGCGGTATTATTGTTTTCAGGGCTATGGCTGCTCGTAGTGTATGCTCCGGTAACACATTGGGTTTGGGGCGGCGGTTGGCTTGCCCAAATGGGCGTATATGATTTTGCTGGTGGCATTGTTGTGCACATTACCGCAGGTGTTGCTGCGCTTGTTGCTGCGGTTGTACTTGGACCTCGACACGGCTTTCCAAAAACACCGATGCTACCGCATAATTTAACCATGACCGTTACCGGTGCGGGCATGTTATGGGTAGGGTGGTTTGGCTTTAATGGCGGTAGTGCTTTAGCAGCAAATGGTGATGCGGCTATGGCGATGCTAGTTACCCATCTTTCAGCTTCTGCAGGTGCACTGACTTGGGCAGCAATTGAATGGAAGAAGTTTGGTAAAGCGAGTGTATTAGGTGCAGTAACGGGTATGGTTGCTGGTTTAGGGACTATAACACCGGCGTCAGGCTTTGTAGGGCCTGGTGGTGCATTAATTATTGGTGTTTCGGCCGGTATCGTTTGTTTCTACTCAACCGTTTATATTAAGCACAAACTTAAAATTGATGACTCATTAGATGTATTCCCTGTACATGGTATTGGCGGTATTTTAGGTACATTGCTGGCCGGCATTTTTTCCTCAACAGAACTTGGCGCGTTTAGTGGTTTTGGCTATGCAGAAGGGATCAGCACGATGATAGGGCAAGTTACCGTGCAATTAATTGGTATCGGTTCAACTATTTTATATACCGCGATTGTTTCTTATTTATTGTTTAAATTAGTGTCGTTAATGACGAAAGGTTTACGAGTGTCAAAAGAGCAAGAAACGACCGGATTAGATTTAACCGAGCATGATGAAGTTGGTTATAATTTATAG